Proteins from one Diprion similis isolate iyDipSimi1 chromosome 3, iyDipSimi1.1, whole genome shotgun sequence genomic window:
- the LOC124404566 gene encoding BMP and activin membrane-bound inhibitor homolog isoform X1, with product MLPRELITFATITTLSVATAGASVNLEYDDNGMLAEEERRITNNNNNSNDNYNNNDNKGSVGREVRCFCNQAACVTQGYLCRGTGCFTELPSSLNNPSSLRPERSPWHGCLGDGFKDRQCPAGLLCCEQDLCNHVDDPAVQTKLNRTLHVLSGTQRAYNFGPIQSSNHGNQATEGWFRTATIAVPICGLVALLVLAGLAVRLLKPMPTQGDKLGPHCRAPDNAPPLLGPPKVPLV from the exons ATGCTGCCACGAGAATTGATAACTTTCGCAACGATAACGACCCTCAGCGTCGCGACGGCGGGCGCCTCCGTCAATTTGGAGTATGACGACAACGGAATGCTGGCggaggaggagaggagaataacaaacaacaacaacaacagcaacgaCAACTACAACAACAATGATAACAAAG GATCAGT CGGACGCGAGGTCCGATGCTTCTGCAACCAGGCGGCCTGCGTAACTCAGGGATACTTGTGCCGAGGCACCGGTTGTTTCACCGAACTACCCTCGAGCCTGAACAATCCGTCTTCGCTGAGGCCGGAACGAAGTCCGTGGCACGGGTGCCTCGGCGATGGTTTCAAGGACAGACAGTGTCCCGCGGGACTTTTGTGCTGCGAACAGGACTTGTGCAATCACGTCGATGATCCCGCGGTTCAAACGAAACTCAACAGAACTCTTCACG TTTTGTCCGGGACCCAGCGAGCGTACAATTTCGGACCTATCCAGAGCAGCAATCATGGAAATCAGGCGACCGAGGGCTGGTTCAGAACGGCGACGATAGCCGTCCCGATATGCGGCCTAGTCGCTTTACTTGTCCTCGCCGGTTTGGCCGTTCGACTTTTGAAGCCCATGCCGACGCAGGGTGACAAGCTCGGCCCGCACTGCAGAGCTCCAGATAACGCGCCGCCCCTTTTGGGACCGCCGAAAGTGCCTCTCGTCTAA
- the LOC124404566 gene encoding BMP and activin membrane-bound inhibitor homolog isoform X2 → MLPRELITFATITTLSVATAGASVNLEYDDNGMLAEEERRITNNNNNSNDNYNNNDNKGPTGREVRCFCNQAACVTQGYLCRGTGCFTELPSSLNNPSSLRPERSPWHGCLGDGFKDRQCPAGLLCCEQDLCNHVDDPAVQTKLNRTLHVLSGTQRAYNFGPIQSSNHGNQATEGWFRTATIAVPICGLVALLVLAGLAVRLLKPMPTQGDKLGPHCRAPDNAPPLLGPPKVPLV, encoded by the exons ATGCTGCCACGAGAATTGATAACTTTCGCAACGATAACGACCCTCAGCGTCGCGACGGCGGGCGCCTCCGTCAATTTGGAGTATGACGACAACGGAATGCTGGCggaggaggagaggagaataacaaacaacaacaacaacagcaacgaCAACTACAACAACAATGATAACAAAG GACCGACCGGACGCGAGGTCCGATGCTTCTGCAACCAGGCGGCCTGCGTAACTCAGGGATACTTGTGCCGAGGCACCGGTTGTTTCACCGAACTACCCTCGAGCCTGAACAATCCGTCTTCGCTGAGGCCGGAACGAAGTCCGTGGCACGGGTGCCTCGGCGATGGTTTCAAGGACAGACAGTGTCCCGCGGGACTTTTGTGCTGCGAACAGGACTTGTGCAATCACGTCGATGATCCCGCGGTTCAAACGAAACTCAACAGAACTCTTCACG TTTTGTCCGGGACCCAGCGAGCGTACAATTTCGGACCTATCCAGAGCAGCAATCATGGAAATCAGGCGACCGAGGGCTGGTTCAGAACGGCGACGATAGCCGTCCCGATATGCGGCCTAGTCGCTTTACTTGTCCTCGCCGGTTTGGCCGTTCGACTTTTGAAGCCCATGCCGACGCAGGGTGACAAGCTCGGCCCGCACTGCAGAGCTCCAGATAACGCGCCGCCCCTTTTGGGACCGCCGAAAGTGCCTCTCGTCTAA
- the LOC124404563 gene encoding mRNA-decapping enzyme 1A, with protein MADLTELKMNVAALKRVDPYVKDILETATHVALYTFNAENNEWEKTDVEGALFVYSRNGEPYNSVLIMNRLNTNNLMEPVTQGLDLQLQEPFLLYRNSSCNIFGIWFYEKEECVRIAAMLNKLVKDSEQTRKSTNKIKTKKNSGPSVNSVDIFSMLSKAQEDFNTNRGGPKSPGNNSLLENMTGPLSAPLGPDVPSQSVMDFFAKAKVNPGHFKAGDQPPTGNPGPTGPVAPETKPLLARLMSNPAAHTLEHIEKQQRSTTPQPGPPSHSHSQSQSASTIQPNNVSGNIVNRSKRRNRITTTNLESGATTVSTAVPREQPPLTNANSTDTNSTSGFLRIQSPTSTTLNNHQQPSIPNANPLASLFAHATGPAASVESSTCSAVGSGPALMPPVMFAAPSPPDPLTRPVEPLTRNQLLQAFNYLLRSDPDFVNKLHEAYVKSFGEILS; from the exons ATGGCCGATTTGACAGAGTTGAAAATGAATGTTGCTGCATTGAAACGCGTCGACCCCTACGTTAAGGATATTCTCGAGACGGCGACCCATGTAGCCCTGTATACATTCAACGCCGAGAACAACGAATGGGAAAAAACCGACGTCGAGGGTGCTTTGTTCGTATATTCACGAAACGGGGAACCCTACAACAGCGTGTTGATCATGAATCG GCTGAACACCAATAATTTGATGGAACCTGTAACGCAAGGGCTCGACTTACAGCTGCAGGAGCCGTTTCTTCTATACAGAAATTCAAGCTGCAACATATTTGGAATCTGGTTTTACGAAAAGGAAGAATGCGTCCGCATTGCGGCAATGCTTAATAAACTTGTCAAGGATTCTGAGCAGACGCGAAAATCTACTAATAAGatcaagacgaaaaaaaactcCGGGCCAAGTGTGAACAGTGTTGATATATTTAGCATGTTGAGTAAGGCCCAAGAAGACTTCAACACTAACAGGGGCGGGCCTAAGTCTCCAGGGAATAACTCGTTGTTGGAAAACATGACAGGTCCTTTATCAGCACCTCTCGGACCTGATGTTCCTTCACAAAGCGTTATGGACTTCTTTGCCAAGGCTAAG gtGAACCCGGGACATTTCAAAGCCGGTGATCAACCTCCAACAGGCAACCCTGGTCCTACAGGACCTGTAGCACCGGAGACTAAGCCTTTATTGGCGCGTCTGATGTCAAATCCAGCCGCACATACTCTTGAACATATCGAAAAACAACAACGATCTACAACGCCCCAGCCAGGACCTCCgtctcattctcattctcaaTCTCAGTCAGCGTCAACTATTCAGCCAAACAACGTATCAGGGAATATAGTGAACAGATCTAAAAGGCGAAATCGCATAACTACGACGAATCTCGAATCTGGGGCCACAACCGTATCAACAGCTGTACCACGAGAACAGCCACCGTTGACAAATGCCAATTCAACTGATACAAATAGTACTTCAGGCTTTCTCAGGATACAGTCTCCGACTAGCACCACGTTAAATAATCATCAACAACCATCCATTCCTAACGCAAATCCACTTGCGTCTTTATTTGCACATGCTACCGGACCTGCG GCATCTGTGGAATCGTCAACCTGTTCAGCAGTCGGATCTGGCCCAGCATTGATGCCACCTGTTATGTTTGCTGCCCCTAGTCCCCCAGATCCATTGACAAGACCGGTTGAGCCACTGACAAGGAATCAGCTATTGCAGGCTTTTAATTACCTTCTGAGAAGCGATCCAGACTTTGTCAACAAACTTCATGAGGCTTACGTGAAATCTTTTGGTGAGATACTATCTTAG